From Bradyrhizobium sp. NDS-1, the proteins below share one genomic window:
- a CDS encoding YciI family protein, producing the protein MLYAILCYHDEDFVGSWSKEQDEAVMKKLAVVQENLTKQGRLGPVARLLPTTAAATLRKEDPPLVLDGPYAETKEQLLGFYIVDCKNLDEALDVARDLGAANPGGAYEVRPVGVFRPGGNLT; encoded by the coding sequence ATGCTTTATGCAATCCTTTGCTATCACGATGAGGACTTCGTCGGCTCCTGGAGCAAGGAGCAGGACGAGGCCGTGATGAAGAAGCTCGCCGTGGTGCAGGAGAATCTCACCAAGCAAGGCCGGCTCGGGCCGGTCGCACGGCTGCTGCCGACCACGGCGGCGGCGACCTTGCGCAAGGAAGACCCGCCGCTGGTGCTCGACGGCCCCTATGCCGAGACCAAGGAGCAGTTGCTCGGCTTCTACATCGTCGACTGCAAGAATCTCGACGAGGCCCTCGACGTCGCCCGCGACCTCGGCGCGGCCAATCCCGGCGGCGCCTATGAGGTGCGTCCCGTCGGCGTGTTCCGGCCCGGAGGAAATTTGACGTGA
- a CDS encoding VOC family protein, producing the protein MLNPYLFYQDNCEAAFNYYAKVLGGKIDAMMRASDAPPEVPATPGREKMIMHARMSLPDGTVLMASDVPPEHFQKPQGFSISITVRDPADGERKFNALADGGAVNMPFSKTFWAKGFGMCVDKFGIPWMVNCPADGM; encoded by the coding sequence ATGCTCAATCCCTATCTGTTCTATCAGGACAATTGCGAAGCAGCGTTCAACTATTACGCCAAGGTTCTCGGCGGCAAGATCGATGCGATGATGCGCGCCTCGGACGCACCGCCGGAGGTGCCCGCCACGCCAGGACGCGAAAAGATGATCATGCATGCCCGGATGTCGCTGCCCGACGGCACCGTGCTGATGGCTTCCGACGTGCCGCCGGAGCATTTCCAGAAGCCGCAGGGCTTCTCGATCTCGATCACGGTCAGGGATCCCGCCGATGGCGAACGCAAGTTCAATGCGCTCGCCGATGGCGGCGCCGTCAACATGCCGTTCAGCAAGACGTTCTGGGCCAAGGGCTTCGGCATGTGCGTCGACAAGTTCGGCATCCCCTGGATGGTGAACTGCCCCGCGGACGGAATGTGA
- a CDS encoding SRPBCC family protein: MLKAIAVIAIVLTAGIAGILVFALTKPDTIRVERSLAVKAPADAIYPVVADFRRWTGWSPYENRDPAMKRSFGGPGEGKGATYAWDGNNNVGAGHMEILEASGPSKLRIKLDFERPLEGHNTAEFTFVPQGDATLVTWSMYGPAPFVSKVMQVFINMDSMIGNDFEAGLANLKKLTEKQ, from the coding sequence ATGTTGAAAGCCATTGCCGTCATTGCCATCGTCCTCACGGCCGGAATTGCGGGCATCCTTGTCTTTGCCCTGACGAAACCCGATACAATCCGCGTCGAGCGCAGTCTCGCCGTGAAAGCGCCCGCCGATGCGATCTATCCGGTCGTCGCCGATTTTCGCCGCTGGACCGGCTGGTCGCCCTATGAGAATCGCGATCCCGCCATGAAACGAAGCTTCGGCGGACCTGGGGAAGGCAAGGGCGCGACCTATGCCTGGGACGGCAACAACAATGTCGGCGCCGGCCACATGGAGATCCTGGAGGCGAGCGGACCCTCGAAGCTCCGGATCAAGCTCGATTTCGAGCGGCCGTTAGAGGGCCACAACACCGCCGAGTTCACCTTTGTGCCGCAAGGCGATGCCACACTGGTCACATGGTCGATGTATGGCCCGGCCCCGTTCGTCTCGAAAGTGATGCAGGTGTTCATCAACATGGACAGCATGATCGGCAATGATTTCGAGGCCGGCCTCGCCAACCTGAAGAAGCTCACCGAGAAGCAATAA
- a CDS encoding RNA polymerase sigma factor produces MSEADTAWIETALTSARPQAVGALLRYFRDLDTAEEAFQNASLRALKSWPQNGPPRDPAAWLIMVGRNAAIDEVRRTRKQQPLPDDDQAISDLDDAEGALAERLDGSHYRDDILRLMFICCHPQLPATQQIALALRIVSGLTVKQIARAFLVSDAAMEQRITRAKAKVAEAGTPFEAPGAVERSERLAGVAAMIYLIFNEGYSTTGDTAEIRKPLCEEAIRLARLLLRLFPSEPEIMGLAALILLQHARSAARFAADGSVILLDDQDRSLWNGTMIAEGLALIDKAMRHRRSGPYQIQAAIAALHARAATPQETDWTQIDLLYGALEVVQPSPVVTLNRAVAVSKVRGPQAALDLIEPLAPKLANYFHFFGVRGAFLMQLGRNDEARIAFDRAIALANTSAEAAHIRMHLDRLIRDSQPKPKESAKAT; encoded by the coding sequence GTGAGCGAGGCCGACACCGCCTGGATCGAGACCGCGCTGACCTCTGCGCGACCCCAGGCGGTCGGCGCGCTGCTGCGCTATTTCCGCGATCTCGATACCGCCGAGGAGGCGTTCCAGAACGCGTCCCTGCGCGCACTCAAGTCCTGGCCGCAGAACGGGCCTCCGCGCGATCCTGCGGCCTGGCTGATCATGGTCGGCCGCAATGCCGCCATCGACGAGGTGCGCAGGACCCGCAAGCAGCAGCCGCTGCCGGACGACGATCAGGCGATCTCCGATCTGGACGACGCCGAAGGCGCGCTGGCCGAGCGGCTCGACGGCTCGCACTATCGCGACGACATTTTGCGCCTGATGTTCATCTGCTGCCATCCTCAATTGCCGGCGACGCAGCAGATCGCGCTGGCGTTGCGCATCGTCTCGGGCCTCACGGTGAAGCAGATCGCGCGCGCCTTCCTGGTTTCGGACGCGGCGATGGAGCAGCGCATCACCCGCGCCAAGGCGAAGGTCGCGGAGGCGGGAACGCCGTTCGAAGCGCCCGGCGCGGTCGAGCGCTCCGAGCGGCTCGCCGGCGTCGCGGCGATGATCTACCTGATCTTCAACGAGGGCTATTCCACCACTGGCGATACTGCCGAGATCAGAAAGCCGCTGTGCGAAGAGGCGATCCGGCTGGCCCGGCTGCTGCTGCGGTTGTTCCCGAGCGAGCCGGAGATCATGGGGCTCGCGGCGCTCATCCTGCTGCAACATGCGCGCAGCGCCGCGCGCTTTGCCGCTGACGGGTCGGTGATCCTGCTCGACGACCAGGACCGTTCGTTGTGGAACGGCACCATGATTGCCGAAGGCCTCGCCCTGATCGACAAGGCGATGCGACACCGCCGCAGCGGACCCTATCAGATCCAGGCCGCGATCGCCGCGCTGCATGCCCGCGCAGCGACGCCGCAGGAGACCGACTGGACGCAGATCGACCTGCTCTACGGCGCGCTCGAGGTCGTGCAGCCGTCCCCCGTGGTGACGCTCAACCGCGCCGTCGCGGTCTCCAAGGTGCGGGGGCCGCAAGCCGCACTCGACCTGATCGAGCCCTTGGCGCCGAAGCTCGCCAACTACTTCCATTTCTTCGGTGTGCGCGGCGCCTTCCTGATGCAGCTCGGCCGCAACGACGAGGCCCGCATCGCCTTCGACCGCGCCATTGCGCTCGCCAACACGTCCGCGGAGGCCGCCCACATCCGCATGCATCTCGATCGCCTGATCCGGGACAGCCAGCCGAAGCCGAAGGAAAGCGCGAAGGCGACGTGA